From a single Fuerstiella sp. genomic region:
- a CDS encoding HDIG domain-containing protein, with protein sequence MERALRFVKRARVLRSTLMGNRMSREEDLALLNEYTTSQSLIRHMLAVEAAMRAYARRFDQAEETWGTVGLLHDFDYQKWPDPPDHPLKGAAILADRGYPQEIIYAIKSHADYLEDCPRVSLMDKALYACDELCGFISACALVRPKRLEGLAPKSVRKKMKQASFAAAIQRQDIISGAQDLDVDLNEHIAFVIAAMQSIADELGLIAAEQTDP encoded by the coding sequence GTGGAACGCGCCTTACGTTTTGTTAAACGTGCTCGTGTTTTGCGATCAACACTGATGGGGAACCGGATGTCACGAGAGGAAGATCTGGCTTTGCTTAATGAGTACACCACGAGCCAAAGTCTGATTCGGCATATGCTGGCTGTTGAGGCAGCAATGCGGGCTTATGCCCGCAGGTTTGATCAGGCAGAGGAAACATGGGGGACTGTGGGGCTGCTGCATGATTTTGACTATCAGAAATGGCCTGATCCGCCCGACCATCCTCTCAAAGGGGCTGCCATCCTTGCCGATCGTGGTTATCCGCAGGAGATCATCTATGCGATCAAATCACATGCCGATTACCTTGAGGACTGTCCACGGGTCTCGCTAATGGACAAAGCTCTGTATGCGTGCGACGAACTGTGTGGGTTCATCAGTGCGTGCGCGCTAGTGCGTCCAAAACGCCTGGAGGGGCTGGCTCCGAAAAGCGTTCGCAAAAAGATGAAGCAGGCCTCCTTCGCTGCCGCGATTCAGCGGCAGGATATCATCAGTGGTGCTCAGGACCTCGACGTTGATTTGAACGAGCATATTGCCTTCGTGATCGCGGCTATGCAGTCAATTGCGGACGAGCTGGGCCTGATCGCAGCCGAACAGACTGATCCGTGA
- a CDS encoding DUF1592 domain-containing protein codes for MFSVISGSITTALGICLSLLFSFVFVVAEEADSFDSLRTQYDQDVRPVLNQYCFKCHSTERQEGDLDLERFTSLKDVRSATQVWLKVIEMLDLGEMPPEDSPQLTSQEQASLRSWIERYTHAEALAGAGDPGPVVLRRLTNAEYTWTIRDLIGVALDPVRELPTEGAAGEGFTNTGNALVMSPGLLRKYLDAGKQIAAHAVLLPEEFRFSVHTTRRDWTDESLARIRRFYDDFSVIEKLADHYGYGMSHLGKAGRIPLERYFAATIAKRDSLTAGHTTIQAVAEQHDLNAKYLSALWTTLTGDNQSLLLNDLCSRWRSATSGDTAALVAHVGAWQKGLWTFNPVGLLGRKGTRTRWMEAVSPLLTQHELRMEIPVPEDGQEAGEFVVSLVAGDAGDGNEHDFVVWTQPRLVAEDQPDVLLRDWVTVDGKSIEAESVCVRAPSVITLHIPPDLAGRELVTTAALQPGSGDEGSVQTDVVAGTPDAVSGLFPGEIGVKYDDLNLGANKRIVTWRRPIVVTENSSAWKRFEAATEEFRRLFPAALCYTQIVPVDELLTLTLLYREDDHLARLMLDKGQSVQLDRLWDDLYYVSREPLRLIDVLDSLLETTIDQPQAGIFDAAVEKFNARADSFRTLLEESEAKHLDALVQFTERAWRRPITEIEDQELRDLYRRLRQLELPHEEAFRYTLARVFVAAPFLYRLEEAADGRAAVVSDRELANRLSYFLWSSMPDDELLAAAGAGRLTGSGGRPDPGLYGENDVSDGHNANTELLRQTRRMLQDSRVRRLATEFAGQWLHIHLFDPYETKSETHFPEFTELRSDMYEESIRFFTDLFQNDRSLLSLLDADHTFVNSRLGKFYGMSGIEGDAWRRVEGVHQYGRGGILGLATTLAKQSGTTRTSPILRGNWVSEVLLGEKLPRPPKNVPQLPDGPPEGLTERQLIEQHSSAAACAKCHARIDPFGFALEEFDAIGRYRQIDSRGQKISSQTTLPDGTKIEGLAGLRGYLLEQRREEFLRQFCRKLLGYALGREVQLSDTPLLDTMLVRLSTGDFRFAVAVETIVASPQFRMIRGKSINP; via the coding sequence GTGTTTTCGGTCATCTCTGGATCCATAACGACGGCTTTGGGTATTTGTCTGAGTCTCCTGTTTAGTTTCGTTTTCGTTGTGGCTGAGGAAGCGGACTCTTTCGATTCACTGAGGACGCAGTACGATCAGGACGTTCGTCCGGTACTGAATCAATATTGCTTCAAGTGTCACTCAACCGAACGCCAGGAGGGCGACCTTGATCTCGAACGGTTCACATCGTTGAAAGACGTGCGGAGCGCGACGCAGGTATGGCTTAAGGTGATCGAGATGCTGGATCTGGGCGAAATGCCGCCGGAAGATTCGCCGCAGTTGACATCTCAGGAGCAGGCTTCGCTGCGCAGCTGGATCGAACGATACACGCATGCCGAGGCACTGGCGGGGGCCGGAGACCCCGGTCCGGTTGTGCTGCGACGGCTCACAAACGCGGAATACACATGGACGATTCGTGATCTGATCGGAGTCGCTCTGGATCCTGTCCGCGAACTTCCCACCGAAGGCGCAGCCGGAGAAGGATTTACCAACACAGGTAACGCGTTGGTCATGTCGCCTGGTCTGCTGCGAAAGTACCTGGATGCAGGCAAACAGATCGCGGCGCATGCGGTGCTGCTGCCCGAAGAATTTCGATTTTCAGTCCACACCACACGGCGCGACTGGACGGATGAAAGCCTGGCCAGGATCCGTAGATTTTACGATGACTTCAGTGTGATTGAGAAGCTTGCGGACCACTATGGGTATGGCATGTCACATCTTGGAAAAGCCGGTCGGATTCCACTGGAAAGGTATTTTGCGGCAACGATTGCCAAACGCGATTCGCTCACAGCAGGTCACACGACGATTCAGGCCGTTGCCGAACAACATGATCTGAACGCAAAATATTTGTCGGCCCTTTGGACGACACTGACGGGGGACAATCAGTCACTTCTGCTGAACGATCTGTGTTCTCGTTGGCGCAGCGCCACGTCGGGAGATACGGCGGCTTTGGTTGCCCATGTTGGTGCATGGCAAAAGGGATTGTGGACCTTCAACCCGGTGGGGTTACTGGGTCGTAAAGGAACCCGAACGAGGTGGATGGAGGCGGTCAGTCCTTTGCTGACACAGCACGAGCTGCGAATGGAAATTCCTGTCCCGGAAGACGGCCAGGAGGCCGGTGAGTTTGTCGTTTCGCTCGTTGCAGGAGACGCGGGAGACGGGAATGAACACGACTTTGTCGTGTGGACGCAGCCAAGACTGGTTGCTGAAGATCAGCCCGACGTGCTGTTGCGTGACTGGGTCACTGTCGATGGCAAATCGATCGAAGCAGAGTCTGTCTGTGTTCGTGCACCATCTGTGATTACTTTGCATATTCCCCCCGATCTGGCTGGTCGGGAGCTGGTGACAACAGCGGCACTCCAGCCGGGATCCGGCGACGAAGGAAGTGTGCAGACGGATGTGGTGGCAGGCACTCCTGATGCTGTATCAGGACTGTTTCCTGGTGAAATCGGTGTGAAATATGACGATTTGAACCTTGGAGCCAACAAACGAATTGTCACCTGGAGACGTCCGATTGTTGTGACCGAAAACAGTAGTGCCTGGAAACGATTTGAAGCAGCCACCGAAGAGTTTCGCAGACTGTTTCCAGCGGCACTATGCTATACCCAGATTGTACCCGTCGATGAACTGCTGACCCTCACGCTGTTATACCGGGAGGATGATCATCTGGCTCGACTCATGCTTGACAAGGGGCAGTCGGTTCAGCTGGACCGGCTGTGGGACGATCTGTATTACGTCAGCCGGGAACCGCTGCGGTTGATCGATGTGCTGGATTCCCTTCTGGAAACCACGATTGATCAGCCACAGGCCGGAATATTTGATGCAGCGGTGGAGAAATTCAACGCCCGCGCCGATTCATTTCGAACGTTACTCGAGGAATCCGAGGCAAAACATCTGGATGCGCTGGTGCAGTTTACGGAGCGAGCGTGGCGTCGCCCGATCACCGAAATTGAAGATCAGGAATTGCGCGACCTGTATCGCCGGCTGCGTCAACTGGAACTGCCCCACGAAGAAGCATTCCGGTACACACTGGCCCGTGTTTTTGTCGCGGCCCCTTTCCTGTACAGGCTGGAAGAGGCAGCCGATGGGCGCGCCGCAGTGGTCTCCGATCGGGAACTTGCCAACCGCCTGAGCTATTTCCTCTGGTCCTCAATGCCCGACGATGAACTTCTTGCTGCAGCCGGGGCCGGTCGATTGACAGGGAGTGGCGGCAGACCCGACCCTGGTCTGTATGGTGAGAACGACGTCTCCGATGGTCATAATGCAAACACGGAACTCCTGCGGCAGACGCGACGCATGCTTCAGGATTCCCGCGTGCGACGACTGGCCACAGAGTTTGCGGGGCAGTGGCTGCACATCCATCTGTTCGATCCTTATGAAACAAAGAGTGAAACACATTTTCCTGAATTCACGGAACTCCGCAGCGACATGTATGAAGAATCGATTCGTTTTTTCACTGATCTGTTTCAAAACGACCGTTCACTGCTGAGTCTGCTGGATGCTGATCACACGTTCGTGAACAGCCGACTTGGAAAATTCTATGGGATGTCGGGGATTGAAGGGGACGCATGGCGACGCGTCGAGGGCGTACATCAGTACGGTCGAGGTGGGATCCTCGGGCTGGCAACAACGCTGGCGAAACAGTCAGGAACCACTCGCACGAGTCCGATTTTGCGAGGCAACTGGGTGAGCGAAGTGCTGCTTGGTGAGAAGCTTCCGCGCCCGCCCAAAAATGTACCACAGCTTCCCGATGGTCCTCCGGAAGGTCTGACCGAGCGGCAACTGATTGAACAGCACAGCAGCGCGGCGGCGTGTGCAAAATGTCATGCGCGCATTGATCCGTTCGGTTTTGCTTTAGAGGAATTCGATGCCATCGGTCGTTATCGACAGATAGATTCGCGAGGCCAAAAGATCAGTTCCCAAACAACACTGCCGGATGGAACAAAGATTGAAGGACTTGCCGGACTGCGGGGCTATCTGCTGGAACAACGTCGGGAAGAATTTTTGAGGCAGTTCTGCCGAAAGCTGCTGGGTTACGCGCTGGGACGCGAGGTGCAGCTTTCCGACACACCACTGCTGGACACGATGCTGGTTCGACTTTCCACCGGTGACTTTCGTTTTGCGGTAGCGGTAGAAACAATCGTGGCGAGTCCACAGTTCCGGATGATTAGAGGAAAATCGATCAACCCGTAG
- a CDS encoding NADPH-dependent F420 reductase, with product MRIGILGGTGRMGRGLAHSYVHAGHEVILGSRSPNRAQNAAKEIGPGVRGASLQKAAQEGEIVVLAVGFSDAAATVLAVENVLVGKILIDITNPFGAVPPGTTSGIEKNGQSAPAARWVAAYKTNFWQTIDPSANVGQDKRDVLVCSDDNEAKRRVMQLIDETGLRAVDCGELINARTLDLMVPLMLELDHRYGSDALSSWKFITPETG from the coding sequence ATGAGAATCGGAATCCTGGGCGGGACAGGTCGCATGGGTCGTGGGCTGGCACACAGTTACGTTCATGCCGGGCATGAGGTCATTCTCGGATCTCGCTCACCGAACAGGGCCCAAAACGCTGCGAAAGAAATTGGACCCGGTGTGCGGGGCGCGTCGCTGCAGAAGGCTGCTCAGGAAGGAGAGATTGTCGTATTGGCGGTTGGGTTTTCTGATGCGGCGGCGACGGTGCTGGCCGTGGAAAACGTACTTGTCGGAAAAATTCTGATCGACATCACCAACCCGTTCGGTGCCGTGCCGCCAGGAACGACATCGGGGATCGAAAAGAACGGCCAGTCAGCACCGGCGGCCCGGTGGGTTGCTGCGTATAAGACGAATTTCTGGCAGACAATCGATCCGTCGGCTAACGTCGGTCAGGACAAGAGGGACGTGCTGGTTTGCAGTGACGATAACGAAGCAAAACGACGTGTGATGCAGCTCATCGATGAAACAGGATTGCGAGCCGTGGATTGTGGCGAGCTGATAAACGCACGGACTCTGGATTTGATGGTACCGCTGATGCTTGAGCTGGATCATCGCTATGGCAGTGACGCACTGTCATCGTGGAAATTCATCACGCCGGAAACGGGATAG
- a CDS encoding GNAT family N-acetyltransferase → MAVRAVAMVGSCSIDQGHSCQFVSMEAALFEVATLTDATEEQRLCEIQCQSFGLSTDYWTRYVSRIGRTNFRVIRRAGRVIGGLGIYHAGQWFGGRCLDMAGIAAVAIAPEDRSSGAAAHLMACALNELQDQGVPLSVLYPTTQRLYRGSGYEQAGSCCLHRLSLNSIQLRETDVPLTRIEGVHHEPYHESARIRARITNGNLERNTGLWERTVTFPYADKSVYRYLVGESDQPEGYLIFYYDADKPGPFNLCVRDMMAVSPGAAKAIWAFLSSYRSVAKSVSWNGPAVEPLLLLPTELKAEVVSHERWMMRLVDVRRALCARGYLPHVHAELHMEITDDIVSVNNGRFILNVANGSATVCNGGRGDLKTHVRGLSPLFSGFLSPVVLRHMGHIEAGDQTVATATSIFAGPPPWMPDRF, encoded by the coding sequence ATGGCAGTAAGAGCCGTGGCCATGGTTGGTTCCTGTTCGATCGATCAGGGGCATTCCTGCCAGTTTGTGTCAATGGAGGCAGCTTTGTTTGAAGTCGCAACTCTCACCGACGCCACTGAAGAACAACGTCTGTGCGAAATCCAGTGCCAGTCATTTGGCTTGTCGACCGACTACTGGACAAGGTACGTCAGTCGAATCGGGCGGACGAATTTTCGTGTGATACGGCGTGCCGGTCGGGTTATCGGTGGGTTGGGAATTTATCACGCGGGCCAGTGGTTTGGTGGACGCTGCCTGGACATGGCCGGCATCGCTGCCGTGGCAATAGCACCGGAGGATCGGTCCTCAGGTGCAGCTGCTCATCTGATGGCCTGTGCACTGAACGAACTGCAGGATCAGGGTGTGCCGCTTTCGGTGCTGTACCCTACAACTCAGCGGCTGTATCGCGGGTCTGGCTACGAACAGGCTGGCAGCTGCTGTCTGCATCGGTTGTCACTGAACTCGATCCAACTCAGGGAAACAGATGTTCCACTAACCAGAATCGAGGGCGTCCACCACGAACCCTATCACGAATCGGCTCGGATTCGTGCCAGGATCACCAATGGAAATTTGGAACGCAATACCGGCCTGTGGGAACGAACAGTGACATTCCCCTATGCCGACAAATCTGTCTATCGTTATCTGGTCGGTGAATCAGATCAGCCGGAAGGATACTTGATATTTTATTACGATGCCGACAAGCCCGGTCCGTTCAATCTCTGTGTACGTGACATGATGGCGGTTAGTCCCGGAGCAGCGAAGGCCATTTGGGCATTCCTTTCGAGTTACCGCTCTGTGGCCAAGTCGGTCTCCTGGAATGGGCCGGCCGTCGAACCCTTGCTGCTGCTGCCGACGGAACTGAAAGCCGAGGTGGTTTCCCACGAACGCTGGATGATGCGTCTGGTGGATGTACGCAGGGCACTTTGTGCGCGTGGATACCTTCCGCACGTCCACGCAGAACTCCATATGGAAATTACGGATGACATCGTGTCTGTAAACAACGGTCGATTTATTCTGAATGTGGCGAACGGATCTGCGACGGTTTGTAATGGGGGTCGCGGCGACCTGAAAACGCATGTTCGAGGCCTCAGTCCCCTGTTTTCAGGATTTCTGTCACCGGTCGTGTTGCGGCATATGGGACACATCGAAGCAGGAGATCAGACTGTTGCAACCGCAACATCGATTTTTGCCGGACCACCGCCATGGATGCCCGACAGATTCTGA
- a CDS encoding methyltransferase domain-containing protein — protein MIIMSVRDQDRWNAKYAKRHPLPNVDPDEWLVEAFQLIGTASGKTESGQRALDVACGLGHNAIWLAQRSWQTDAVDISTNGLELARRCATANDADVRWILADLDDWTPAAGEYDLVVVFRFLDRKTIPRIVRTGLRPGGWLVYETFSESQCSRGDSHISNPLFTLAPGELPVLFPDLQVVVDREDVLHDRTVQRFLGRRQSDG, from the coding sequence ATGATCATCATGTCGGTACGTGATCAAGATCGCTGGAATGCGAAGTACGCGAAACGTCACCCGCTGCCGAACGTCGATCCGGATGAGTGGCTTGTGGAAGCCTTTCAGCTGATCGGGACAGCGAGCGGGAAAACAGAATCCGGTCAAAGAGCACTGGATGTTGCCTGCGGCCTCGGACATAACGCGATCTGGCTGGCGCAGCGGAGCTGGCAGACTGACGCCGTTGATATTTCAACCAACGGTTTGGAGCTCGCTCGCCGGTGTGCCACTGCAAACGACGCTGACGTCCGCTGGATCCTCGCGGATCTCGACGACTGGACTCCGGCTGCCGGTGAATATGATCTTGTGGTGGTGTTCCGATTTCTGGACAGGAAAACGATTCCGCGGATCGTGCGAACGGGGCTCCGTCCGGGCGGCTGGCTGGTTTATGAAACGTTTTCCGAGTCACAATGCAGCCGAGGAGACAGTCACATCAGTAATCCTCTGTTCACACTGGCTCCTGGCGAGCTTCCCGTGCTCTTCCCGGATCTGCAGGTCGTCGTTGACCGGGAAGATGTCCTGCATGATCGGACCGTTCAGCGTTTTCTGGGACGAAGACAATCAGACGGATAG
- a CDS encoding aldo/keto reductase produces the protein MTHQTALINGIEIPRLIYGTAWKKEQTQRLTELAISQGFCGIDTANQRRHYHESAVGQAIRTSIARGMVTRENLFLQTKFTFRRGQDRRLPYDPSASIPDQVDQSFAGSLEHLGVENVDCFLLHGPETANGLTPGDRAVWRAIEAIHDRGLTRLIGVSNVSLEQLKLFCRHAHIQPHVVQNRCYAVQGWDGPVREFCQTRGMVYQGFSLLTANRAVLGSSLISRIAKRHARTAAQITFRFALELGMTALTGTTNVDHMQADLDVYDFSLDTDEIDRIRCLTGL, from the coding sequence ATGACTCACCAGACGGCTTTGATCAATGGGATCGAAATCCCCCGGCTTATTTATGGAACCGCCTGGAAGAAGGAGCAGACGCAGCGGTTGACTGAACTGGCGATCAGCCAGGGATTTTGTGGAATCGATACGGCTAATCAGCGACGACATTATCACGAATCCGCGGTTGGACAGGCGATCCGAACGTCAATCGCCCGCGGAATGGTGACTCGGGAAAATTTGTTCCTGCAAACCAAGTTTACCTTCCGTCGTGGTCAGGATCGTCGTCTGCCCTACGACCCGTCAGCATCGATTCCCGACCAGGTAGACCAGTCGTTTGCCGGTTCGCTGGAACATCTGGGTGTAGAAAACGTCGATTGTTTTCTGTTGCATGGTCCGGAAACGGCGAACGGCCTGACACCCGGCGATCGTGCTGTCTGGCGGGCGATTGAGGCCATTCATGACCGTGGACTGACTCGATTGATCGGTGTCAGTAACGTCTCTCTGGAACAGCTTAAACTCTTCTGCCGGCATGCTCACATTCAGCCGCATGTTGTTCAAAACAGATGCTACGCTGTGCAGGGATGGGATGGTCCGGTCAGAGAATTTTGCCAGACTCGAGGCATGGTTTATCAGGGGTTTTCATTACTGACTGCGAACCGGGCCGTGCTGGGATCGTCGTTGATTTCCCGAATTGCAAAGCGTCATGCCCGAACTGCTGCACAGATCACGTTCAGGTTCGCACTGGAGCTCGGAATGACTGCGTTGACAGGGACAACGAATGTCGATCATATGCAGGCGGATCTTGATGTTTATGACTTCAGTCTGGACACGGATGAAATCGATCGAATCAGGTGCCTGACCGGGCTGTGA
- a CDS encoding glycoside hydrolase family 88 protein, with amino-acid sequence MSCHTMFGPLPVVLLFVAVCSDGTAQSSEIASRFPEYAEAAADSNAILTALGVTRRNTPIPVLVTTGLLDMSSSQYRVLIVLDECSGPATREGVLNEWTEIHRNTKQTTAGRNLTIGLVPDTHPDSPSHKGSSFPPVGTAYSDVDHPEDLYLWRWIGMLAPDLVIVVRDGNTLKWDMSPVDDSKCLAGALMKHAACDVGTIGAVNVEAPKGVGVVESLVSLVRQSHSFPRGTAENQLIQRRRRRPVEIAEELSRVYGHKLPSVAYIPALALIGRMRLGELTGSQQHINDVKRIVSPYADGSRSALGDAPSGSTLSGHLVFGDLAERTADDRYTALARAAADLGFDNDGAPKSVMPFHSEMSDAVFMGTPILVRTGHLTGQTKYFDMAMRHLQFMLDLNLRDDGLHQHSPIDPDGTAWGRGNGFPALGLALCLSDLPVGSSHHSRMLQVYRSHLNSMIRYQDETGMWHQVVDHPESYRELTVTCMTTFAIARGLRNGWLDRKKYEPVLQRAWESIKCRIGPDGHLVDVCTGTGKQNSFRDYLDRSAILGTDDRGGAMALLVTVELASAVREGAVELDALDNTSEAGR; translated from the coding sequence ATGTCTTGTCACACCATGTTCGGACCATTGCCTGTTGTGTTGCTCTTCGTGGCTGTTTGCTCTGACGGTACTGCTCAATCATCAGAGATTGCATCCCGTTTTCCGGAGTATGCGGAAGCCGCAGCAGATTCAAATGCAATCCTCACGGCACTTGGAGTCACACGCAGAAACACACCGATTCCGGTTCTCGTCACGACGGGCCTTTTGGATATGTCGAGTTCACAGTATCGGGTTCTTATTGTCCTCGACGAATGTTCCGGGCCGGCAACGCGCGAAGGAGTCCTGAATGAATGGACAGAAATCCACAGGAACACGAAACAGACGACGGCAGGTCGAAACCTGACGATAGGTCTGGTCCCGGACACACATCCTGACAGCCCCTCACACAAAGGCAGTAGCTTTCCTCCGGTCGGAACGGCCTACAGCGATGTTGATCACCCGGAGGACCTTTATTTGTGGCGGTGGATCGGGATGCTCGCACCCGATCTGGTGATCGTCGTACGTGATGGAAATACACTGAAATGGGACATGAGTCCGGTCGATGATTCGAAGTGTCTGGCCGGCGCATTGATGAAACACGCCGCGTGCGACGTGGGCACGATCGGTGCAGTCAACGTTGAAGCTCCGAAGGGCGTCGGTGTGGTGGAATCACTGGTCTCGCTGGTCCGACAGAGTCACTCGTTTCCACGTGGGACCGCTGAAAATCAACTGATCCAAAGACGAAGACGCCGGCCCGTCGAAATTGCGGAGGAACTCAGCCGTGTTTACGGACACAAGCTGCCTTCAGTCGCGTACATTCCTGCGCTGGCACTCATCGGCCGGATGAGACTGGGAGAGCTGACGGGGAGTCAACAGCACATCAATGATGTGAAGCGGATTGTTAGTCCCTATGCAGACGGTTCGAGGTCGGCGCTGGGGGACGCTCCTTCCGGGAGCACGTTGTCCGGACATCTGGTCTTCGGCGATCTGGCCGAACGGACAGCAGACGATCGTTACACCGCACTGGCACGGGCTGCCGCAGATCTTGGATTTGACAATGACGGTGCACCGAAATCGGTGATGCCATTCCACAGTGAAATGAGCGACGCTGTTTTCATGGGGACGCCGATTCTGGTGCGGACTGGTCACCTGACCGGCCAGACCAAATACTTCGACATGGCGATGCGTCATCTGCAGTTCATGCTTGATCTGAATTTGCGAGACGACGGGCTGCACCAGCACTCACCGATCGATCCGGACGGGACTGCGTGGGGGCGTGGAAATGGGTTTCCCGCACTGGGGCTGGCTCTGTGTCTGAGTGATCTTCCAGTGGGCAGTTCACATCACAGCCGAATGCTGCAGGTGTATCGATCTCATCTCAACTCGATGATTCGCTATCAGGATGAAACGGGGATGTGGCATCAGGTCGTCGATCATCCGGAGAGTTATCGCGAACTGACCGTGACATGTATGACCACGTTTGCGATTGCACGCGGGCTTCGAAACGGGTGGCTGGATCGGAAAAAGTACGAGCCGGTTCTGCAGCGCGCCTGGGAATCCATCAAATGCCGTATCGGGCCGGACGGTCATCTGGTGGATGTCTGCACGGGGACCGGTAAACAGAACAGTTTTCGGGATTACCTTGACCGCAGCGCAATTCTTGGAACGGACGACCGCGGTGGCGCCATGGCACTGCTGGTAACCGTCGAGCTGGCATCCGCAGTTCGAGAAGGTGCGGTTGAACTTGATGCACTGGACAACACGAGTGAGGCGGGAAGATGA
- a CDS encoding glycoside hydrolase family 5 protein yields the protein MNSKLIVAVAGGIVLCVPVIPRGEMTTITAADTEDVFQTARRLGRGINLGNMLEAPNEGDWGVRFDDSFPSLIRDVGFDHVRIPIRWSAHLVDPQATSIRPAFLRRVREVVDQCLAHDLRVVLNVHHFNEIHEDPAGQTKTLQNIWTCIAREFFGYPNQLYFELLNEPHGKLTTQQWNQMFPQILQQIRQRHPTRCVIVGPGEWNSHRELPQLRLPVEDRLLIATCHYYHPFEFTHQGAEWLEASPPPVGRRFPASRQEPAYIAEDFENIARWSRRHQRPVYIGEFGSYSKAPMHDRVRWTELISRQAQKHSFSWAYWEFCSGFGVYDRKNRSWKHELLQKLMLNSN from the coding sequence ATGAACAGCAAACTTATTGTTGCCGTGGCCGGCGGAATCGTGCTGTGTGTACCCGTCATCCCACGTGGAGAAATGACCACGATAACGGCTGCGGACACCGAAGATGTATTCCAGACTGCTCGACGTCTCGGGCGAGGAATCAATCTGGGTAACATGCTGGAAGCTCCGAATGAAGGAGACTGGGGAGTGCGTTTCGACGACTCTTTCCCTTCACTGATTCGTGACGTCGGTTTTGATCATGTCCGTATCCCGATCCGCTGGTCTGCCCATTTGGTCGACCCCCAGGCTACATCCATCCGGCCTGCATTCCTGCGGCGAGTTCGTGAGGTCGTCGATCAATGCCTGGCTCACGATTTGCGAGTCGTATTAAACGTCCATCACTTTAATGAAATTCATGAAGATCCCGCAGGCCAGACAAAGACACTGCAAAACATTTGGACGTGCATCGCTCGCGAATTTTTTGGGTATCCAAATCAACTCTATTTCGAACTGCTCAACGAACCGCATGGAAAGCTGACCACTCAACAGTGGAATCAGATGTTCCCTCAAATTCTCCAACAGATTCGCCAGCGTCATCCGACCCGCTGTGTGATTGTGGGACCCGGCGAGTGGAACTCGCACCGCGAACTCCCGCAACTCAGGCTGCCAGTCGAAGATCGGTTGCTGATCGCAACCTGTCACTATTATCACCCCTTTGAATTTACTCATCAGGGTGCTGAGTGGCTTGAGGCATCTCCCCCTCCGGTGGGACGCCGCTTTCCGGCCAGCAGACAGGAACCCGCTTACATTGCGGAAGACTTCGAAAATATTGCCAGGTGGTCGCGCCGACATCAACGCCCCGTTTACATCGGCGAGTTCGGAAGTTATTCCAAAGCACCGATGCACGACCGTGTCCGCTGGACAGAACTTATTTCCCGACAGGCCCAAAAGCACTCCTTCAGCTGGGCCTACTGGGAATTCTGTTCCGGATTCGGTGTGTACGATCGGAAAAACAGAAGCTGGAAACACGAGCTGCTGCAAAAGCTGATGCTGAATTCAAACTAA